The Hermetia illucens chromosome 2, iHerIll2.2.curated.20191125, whole genome shotgun sequence genomic interval cgccaggaccccatggtattccagcagaggtatgcaaactggtattccaataccggccagacctactgctcggcgcattcaacgcttgcctgaaagagggcattttccctgctcgttggaaggcggcgaggcttgcgctgatccataaaggaaaAGGCGACTCCGAAATGCCATCTTCATactgcccactatgtatgcttggcaCTACTGgaaaagtactcgaaaagctcatcagaagtagactcgacAGTTTGaatttagagcagggagatccacaattgatgctgtcatgcaagtcgtggacgccgttcaacgAGCAGAGGCATATAGCCGCCGAaatcgacgggtggtgctcctcgtaacgcttggcgtcagaaacgcctttaattccgtaagatggaaagacattctaggcacaataGACAATACTtgcaacgtgccgaactatctcttacggattttgaggaactatctgaggaactgctccctgctctatgaaacactagacaGTCAAAGAAGTATGGAGGCCACGTCGGGggcagcacagggatccatcctagggccggacctctggaatgctacctatgacagtctacttaaactcgacatgccagaagagtcgcgcctggtcggctatgcagatgaagtCGCAGCGCTTGTcgttggacgcactgtcgaacaggcacaaGGCAGACTCGgcttattgatgcgacgggtaagcggatggtttcaaccttgcactggacaggaagtagtcatcctgactaaaaagagaattccgacctacGTCCCATACCGTtcgacgagtcgataatcgagttaaactcagcggtaaagtacctcgcattgactcttgactcaaagttgagcttttctgagcaaatcaaagcagcagcgaacaagcctgcagctgaagtttcggcgttaagtaggctaatcgcaaacattgggggtcctaggtctagcaggcgacgtctcctgatgagttcaactcagtctgtcctgctctacggcgcagaggtatgggctgacactcttagcaaggaggtattatatcgtaaacgtttcgcgcaagtacagagacagggagctttgcgggtggcatctgcgtaccgcactgtctctgaactggccgtgatggagtgacccccgttgcccttcttgctaaggagcgccaagctatatacaagcgcaagggggatgagccaagggaggtggttgatggcaaagaacggcaacgcactctagacgagtggcagctctcgtggcaaaatgaaattagaggcagatggactgcgcggctcatcggcaacttaggtacatggctgaatcggaagcatggtgagactattTCCTTAGCCAACtgttaagtgggcatggaagttttcagtcttacctgcacaaaattggaaaggcgcgatctccggattgtgtattttgcaatggagttgtggacgacgcccaccacacttttttttcttgtggaaggtgggatggggttcgtcagcaactctatttaaacacatgggatctctctccagacaacgttgtcgaagagatgctgaggagtgctgacaggtggagccgtgttgcccattacgttcgggcccttctcgttgataagaagatagagctcgaccggtggaggggccggatggcagggggttccttgaactgacagtccccttcctcctctcccctgccgttggtgaaaggaactccctgatttgaaggctccacaaggcgggagagttcgggggctagtccgaagtaatgtgataaacgattccaggctagctctctgacgatggggtttagttggtagtccgacgacgtaccgaaccggaagtccaacactgcgTGCGTAAATGcagtcacctaccctaccccaccccaaaaaaaaaaagatcgtAACTGGAAAGTCCGTCTTTATCCGAGGCATGGGTAACGTTTCTAAAGCAAGAGAGTTTCGAAATCTGCAGATTGCTAGCACACAGATGTTTGCCTCTTTTAGTCACCTCGTACGACATGTAGGGAAtactttaaattaattaaattattccCTATCTCACAGGAGAATTAACTAGATTAGCAAGTCCCCATTTAGATAACACAGAAGTAGTTGAAAAAGAGGCGAAAGCTTCCCTGAAGTTCTGATGAGTTCAAACAAGTTACCGTACAGACAAGATTCCTGCATTCCTGATTCCTCCTACATTTAGAAGTGTATAGCAACTGCTTATTAGCGATATTGACGATTAGAAGAAATAAACTTACATCCGCTTTGATCCCCACCTAACTATCAAAGCGTACATGAAGGACTTCAGATATCAGTAcgcatatttttgaatttattacaaaaattaacaattacatcagataaaaaatcaaatatttagcTAAATGGAACTAATTTACGTTTTGCATTACAAATTTCACCTAATTCTGCAAAGACCAGAGAAATGTCGAGAAAAAAAGTTTGacgttttgattttcgaccaaaaaaactgcaaattttccATTATAGCCAAAAGTGGAAATAAATTATCATAATCCAAGATCCCTCTTCAACTTCACTAGTAATCCATGCGTGTATACATACTGACATGCACAATAGATGTTTTATTGGTCGGCAATAGTCTTGTCTTGGGTAGaatagaaatatttttggacacAGAGTTCAAATAAAATATCATTATTACACTTATATAAAAGTCGATATAGCCGTTATCCTCGGACCCGATGGGTTGAACACGAACCTGCTTATAAATCTTTGCGCGTAAATTAGTTTTCCCTTTCCGTTCCCCTTCTATTGCAACTCGACACACACGTGCACGCAGGACATTGCGAGAAGCCATTTAGCTTTcatcttccaagaagaaatattGCCCAGCTCGCTTTTGTTCAATATCCTGCAAAACGAGAAattcgaaaattaaaaaatatattgattAAGAGAAAAAATTTCACATTACCTTCACGGATGAATTCTTATTGATTCGTGGCCGGAAATTATTAGGATCTCGTCGGAAAGTGATGCCCAGTAGCTCAAGGAAACGGTTCATTCCGTTAAGAAGCGATTGGGGAGTATGTGCAGTGGTCTTAACAGACGGCTTTCCCTCCAGGACAATAACACGATCAGCCAAGTAAGTAGCCATGATGAAATCGTGCTCTACAACGAACCCGGTTTTCTTTGCATGTAAAATGTACCTGAAATATTTGAACAATTGAAATTTGGTTCAGGCAGACTTTATACTACGAAATCTACCGTTTGATAACTTTAGCGGCAACAAGACGCTGTTCAGAATCCAAGTAGGCTGAAGGCTCGTCAATCAAGTACACGTCGGCGGGTTTGCCCAAACAGAGCACCAAAGCAACTCTTTGCAATTCTCCTCCGGACAGATTTTGCACTTCTTGGTCCATAATTTCCTCAATCTTCATTGGTTTCATCACATCAGCAATAAACTGCGGATGTACATAAGCGTCACGAATCTTTTCGTGTAATAAATGCCTAACATTTCCTTGGGTTTTTGGTGAAATCTTCTGTGGTTTGTACGAAATGTGCAACATCGGGAGGTCACCTTCAATTGATTCGCATTGATATTATCTCCTACATTGGCTTGGATATCTTTCACTTACCGGATCCCGCGTCGGGCTCCAGATTACCGGCTAACATTCTAATGAACGTTGTCTTTCCGGTTCCGTTCTCTCCGAGCAGTACCAAAATTTCAGAATCACTGAAATGTCCTTCTTCAACGGTGAGCTGGAATGAACCTAATGTTTTCGACATTTTCGGATAAACGTAGTGATTCATTCGTTTGATTTCTTCTTCAGTGGCAGATTCCGAGACCTGTACGGATTATTGTCATTTTTTGTTAAATGGAAAGCCTAGTCAATTCCCTCTGGAAAGAATTGGGAAATATCAAAACCGGAATTCACACACTTACCTTGAATGTTAAAGATTCTGTACGGAATCTCATGTTTTCAGTTGGCACGAAACCGTCTAGGAAAATGTTGATACCTTCTCGAACAGAGAAGGGCATAGTAACAACACCGTAGCAACCAGGAAGACCGtacaaacaacaaataaaatcaGAAAGATAATCCAGAACCGACAGATCGTGCTCGACTACGATAAtgaacctgaaaaataaacataatTTCAGTTGGCACGGACGTTCACTAAAATGAATAAGATGAACTTACTTATCAGGATGAATTAAATGCCGAATAGTCAAGGCAGCGTTCAATCGCTGTTTGACATCCAAATAAGACGAAGGCTCGTCAAACATGAATATGTCGCCGTTTTGAATGCACACCATAGCACACGCGAAGCGCTGTAATTCTCCACCAGACAATGCGCCCACCTCTCTGTCGCGTATATGCTTCAAATCCAGCATTTCACAGATTTCTTCCTGGTTTTTTCGTTCATCTCGCTTGTCCAGTAAGGCACCAACAGAGCCTTTAACAGCTCTTGGAATTTGATCCACATACTGGGGTTTAATGAGCGCCCTCAAGTGATCCTCTAGGATTTTCGTGAAGTAGTTTTGCAGTTCGGAACCTCTGAAGTAGGCGAGGATTTCCGTCCAATCCGGTGGGTCAATGTAACGCCCCAAATTCGGTTTCTGCTTGCCAGCTAAGATTTTCAACGCGGTCGATTTGCCAATACCGTTTTGGCCTACAAGTCCAAGCACTTCTCCGGGACGCGGAATGGGTAGTCGATGCAACTTGAATGAATTCTTTGAGTAACGGTGCGTCGTGTGTTTATCCAAGTTGCTGGGGATGTTGATGATGGTAATAGCATCGAAGGGACATTTCTGTAAACAGAATTGACAAATTAGAAGCTGCAGGTCGATTAGATATAATATTTTGCAAATGCATATTTCGAaaaacgtgggtctctccaacaaattgaccacatgctaaTCGCCCATTGAGCTGGGGTTTAAAAATACTGTTAAAATAGTATTATGTACTATACTCGGCTTGTTTGCATTGGCTGTATAAAAATAGATAAtcaaaaattaacaaatttcGATTTCCTTTGAATCGATGATTGTTTTTAATTTCCCCAGATGCATATTTCGGTCAACCGGTTTCTGTGTCCTTCAGGGGAATGAACCTGTTTtaatcattaaatatagtcagtGAAGATTTCACTCGATCTAATTAAATGACCGTTTAGTTCCAGCACATCAGCTAGTTTTCCGGCTAGGGTAAAGtttatttcttttgaatttatcTATAACAAGCATGGTGTTAGTGGTAGTATCACCAGTCACCGTCAGTCGAAATATTCGCAAAGAATTTGCCTCATCTTCATAATCTGGAACTAGCTGACCCAGATTTCCTCTCACCTGGCAAGATTGATATTATCATCGGTGCAGACTCCTACGGCAAAATCTTAAGACCTGGAGTTAAATCCAGTTCATCAAATGAGCCTACGGCTTTTAACACCATGTTCGGATGGACAATTCTTGGTCCAGTCGATGGCTCATCATCCAGTGCACCTTCCCATACGGGTTTCACAATCTCAAATGAGCAGCTACATGATAACATCTCCAAATTCTGGGAAATTGAGGATGTCTCGTCTCATCGGGAGGATTCGCTCAGAGCACACATACTCGCGACAGTGCAGGTCGGTATGTGGTGCGCCTACCCTTCAAATCGAATGCTCCACAACTCGGACAAACGAAGCATATCGCAGAAAAATCGCTCAATAGGCTCATCAAACGCATTTCTCACCAGCCTGAGTTTTTTAAGTTGTACTCAGATTTTCTAAAAGAGTACGAATCGCTGGGTCACATGAAAAAAGTCTCAGAAGATAAGTCATCACCTACTGAGAGCTTTTACCTTCCTCACCACGGCGTATTGCGTGAAGATAGTCTCACCACGAAGCTGAGGGTCGTATTCAACGGGTCCTGTAAATCAAGCACAGGAATTTCACTCAACGATACGTTGCATACCGGTCCGAAACTTCAAGCAGACATTTTCGATGTACTGCTGTATGTAAGGCAGCACAAATTCATCTTTACAACGGACATTACCAAAATGTTCCGTCAAATAGATGTTCATCCAGATGACTGGAAGTTCCAGAGAATACTTTGGACGGATCATCAATCAAGCACCAGCGAGCCTGCAATGTACGATCTTACAACCGTTACTTATGGTACAAAGCCAGCACCATACTTAGCATGTCGCGTTCTTAAACAACTTCTCAGCGACGAGGGCCACAAGTTGCCGTTAGCAATCGAACCTTTTGAAAAGGGTAGCTACGTCGACGACATCACTGGAGGTGCTGATACTCTCTCACGTCTCAATGAAATCGCGTCTCAGGTTGAAGCGCTCTGTCTCACCGGGTGTTTTCCAGTAGCGAAATGGAAAAGCAATCATCCATCGTTCTGCAAAGTCAACTcatcaagtttcagcagcaataCATCTCACCAGTTCGATGAGTCTACGTGTAAAATTCTCGGAATGTCCTGGAAATGTTCACCGGACATTTTGACTTTTACAGGCCATACAACCCAAACTTCGGCCATCACGAAACGCATCATACTGTCAGAAACAGCACAGTTGTTTGATCCTCTTGGATTAATCTCACCAGTCATTGTTCGAGCCAAAATTCTGATGCAGGACTTATGGCTAGAAAAGATTGGATGGGATGACCCACTAACTCCTCAGATAACTCATCGTTGGAAGACGTTCAGGAGTGAATTGGTTGATCTCGCAAACCTCAAAATTCCACGCTGGCTCAATCTCACATCTAACCTCTCACATGTCGAGATACACGGATTTTCGGACGCATCACAAACTGCAATGGCTGCAGCAGTTTACATCAGAGTTTCTCATCCAAATCAGCAATCAAAAGTAACTCTTGTTTGTGCAAAAACTCGAGTTGCTCCTCTCAAACGCCTCACAATTCCACGATTAGAATTATCTGCCGCATTACTCCTCGCGAAGCTCATCTCACGCACACGAAAGGCTCTCAACTTGATCAACGTGCCAGTTACTTTGTGG includes:
- the LOC119649267 gene encoding ATP-binding cassette sub-family E member 1 yields the protein MSRNRSNEETDKQTRIAIVSDDKCKPKRCRQECKKSCPVVRMGKLCIEVTPNSKIASLSEELCIGCGICVKKCPFDAITIINIPSNLDKHTTHRYSKNSFKLHRLPIPRPGEVLGLVGQNGIGKSTALKILAGKQKPNLGRYIDPPDWTEILAYFRGSELQNYFTKILEDHLRALIKPQYVDQIPRAVKGSVGALLDKRDERKNQEEICEMLDLKHIRDREVGALSGGELQRFACAMVCIQNGDIFMFDEPSSYLDVKQRLNAALTIRHLIHPDKFIIVVEHDLSVLDYLSDFICCLYGLPGCYGVVTMPFSVREGINIFLDGFVPTENMRFRTESLTFKVSESATEEEIKRMNHYVYPKMSKTLGSFQLTVEEGHFSDSEILVLLGENGTGKTTFIRMLAGNLEPDAGSGDLPMLHISYKPQKISPKTQGNVRHLLHEKIRDAYVHPQFIADVMKPMKIEEIMDQEVQNLSGGELQRVALVLCLGKPADVYLIDEPSAYLDSEQRLVAAKVIKRYILHAKKTGFVVEHDFIMATYLADRVIVLEGKPSVKTTAHTPQSLLNGMNRFLELLGITFRRDPNNFRPRINKNSSVKDIEQKRAGQYFFLEDES